One window of Trichoderma breve strain T069 chromosome 3, whole genome shotgun sequence genomic DNA carries:
- a CDS encoding sugar transporter domain-containing protein has product MASQEHHHLGGLVPGEIPIPHGPHGDGDDRDDYPLDEDERRVFSHVTRPDDSYTPDGTYWADLPFGERVKFVSAVDRQAASEELSTIWSMIKKDPLSPVSWYFRHAVIPGAGLGLEGYVLFSIGNLSPLFSQVWPECWGSKPTVCDPNWIAAVTYLEVVGIMIGQVIVGVIGDWIGRRWGLIQDAIIMFIGLLMLTASWGNTLQGWVICYAWSLFFYSLGVGGEYPITATSSLESAVTAGKLSTKEDRLHRGRRVTMAFLMQGWGQFVNQVLLIVLLVIFNHGKGGPPYTKEAAQFTFRLSFAFPAIGTLWLVYYRTWKMPNASKQLAEAKSRTSVTGYDVTALKSCFTHFGGRLLATAGTWFCNDVFFYGNKLFQGQFIKVISDNPNSLLTTWSWSLVNIVVSLAGYYCATFLIDNKLYGRKWMQQIGFLMCFLMFVIPAFKYEYYTSPQGIHAFQAMYFLSSFFNQFGPNSVTFLIAGEVFPTPIRATAHGFSACLGKAGALLASILYNYIDIQTRFYVVPWFGLAGMFLTWLFLPDTTGLDLKEQERRWRYIRDGKADQYHGVAVHPHHLSLWERFRGISKTYDPQADWKAKVEDMRAEWEAVQAARGPKETEADHSGMPDDGEFSPEIHAFFKRSSPAARSNGGILNEKTVSDEASSE; this is encoded by the exons ATGGCCAGCCAGGagcaccaccacctcggCGGCCTGGTCCCTGGTGAAATTCCCATCCCCCACGGCCCCCATGGGGATGGCGACGACCGTGATGATTACCCTCTCGATGAGGACGAGCGCCGTGTTTTCAGCCATGTCACCCGTCCCGATGACAGCTACACTCCCGACGGCACCTACTGGGCCGATCTGCCCTTTGGCGAGCGTGTCAAGTTCGTCTCTGCCGTCGACCGACAGGCCGCCAGCGAGGAGCTGAGCACCATCTGGTCAATGATCAAGAAGGATCCTCTGTCTCCCGTCTCTTGGTATTTCCGCCATGCCGTCATTCCTGGTGCCGGTCTTGGTCTGGAAGGCTACGTTCTCTTCTCTATCGGTAACCTGTCTCCTCTCTTCAGCCAGGTCTGGCCCGAGTGCTGGGGTTCCAAGCCTACCGTTTGCGACCCCAACTGGATTGCCGCTGTCACTTATCTGGAAGTTGTCGGTATCATGATTGGTCAGGTCATTGTTGGT GTTATTGGTGATTGGATTGGCCGTCGCTGGGGTCTCATtcaagatgccatcatcatgttcATCGGTCTCCTCATGCTCACTGCCAGCTGGGGTAACACTCTCCAGGGCTGGGTTATTTGCTACGCCTGGTCGCTGTTCTTCTACTCTCTCGGTGTCGGTGGTGAATATCCCATCACTGCCACTTCTTCCCTCGAGAGCGCTGTCACTGCCGGCAAGCTCTCCACCAAGGAGGATCGTCTGCACCGTGGTCGCCGTGTCACCATGGCTTTCCTGATGCAAGGTTGGGGCCAGTTTGTCAACCAGGTTCTGCTCATTGTCctgctcgtcatcttcaaccacGGCAAGGGCGGCCCCCCTTACACCAAGGAGGCTGCTCAGTTCACCTTCCGTCTGTCCTTCGCCTTCCCTGCCATTGGCACTCTGTGGCTCGTCTACTACAGAACTTGGAAGATGCCCAACGCCTCCAAGCAGCTCGCCGAAGCCAAGAGCCGCACCAGTGTCACCGGTTACGATGTTACCGCCCTCAAGTCCTGCTTTACTCACTTCGGTGGCCGTCTGCTCGCCACTGCCGGTACCTGGTTCTGCAACGACGTCTTCTTCTACGGCAACAAGCTCTTCCAGGGCCAGTTCATCAAGGTCATCTCCGACAACCCCAACTCCCTCCTGACCACCTGGTCTTGGAGCTTGGTCAACATTGTCGTCTCCCTGGCTGGTTACTACTGCGCGACTTTCCTCATCGACAACAAGCTCTATGGCCGTAAGTGGATGCAGCAGATTGGTTTCCTCATGTGCTTCCTCATGTTCGTCATCCCCGCGttcaagtacgagtactacaCCAGCCCCCAGGGTATCCACGCTTTCCAGGCTATGTACTTCCTgtcctccttcttcaaccaGTTCGGCCCCAACTCTGTCACTTTCCTCATTGCTGGTGAGGTTTTCCCCACCCCCATCCGAGCTACTGCCCACGGTTTCTCTGCCTGTCTCGGAAAGGCTGGTGCTCTGCTCGCTTCGATTCTGTACAACTACATCGACATCCAGACCCGATTCTACGTCGTCCCATGGTTCGGCCTTGCTGGCATGTTCCTGACCTGGCTTTTCCTCCCCGACACCACCGGTCTCGACCTCAAGGAGCAGGAGCGACGATGGCGCTACATCCGTGACGGCAAGGCTGACCAGTACCATGGAGTTGCCGTCCACCCCCACCACCTGTCCCTCTGGGAGAGATTCCGTGGCATTAGCAAGACCTATGATCCCCAGGCGGACTGGAAGGCGAAGGTTGAGGACATGCGCGCCGAGTGGGAGGCTGTCCAGGCTGCTCGTGGACCCAAGGAGACCGAGGCTGACCACAGTGGCATgcctgatgatggcgagtTCTCTCCTGAGATTCACGCCTTCTTCAAGCGCTCCAGCCCCGCTGCCCGCTCCAACGGTGGTATCCTGAATGAGAAGACCGTCAGCGATGAGGCTTCTTCCGAGTAA
- a CDS encoding beta-lactamase domain-containing protein gives MLALTLFPLLAAARQIPLLPPESNLSGLRDRLVRALPEIEALKNIGGTTGMSIGVMSHGNIVLETNLGFADVERRLVADSSTIYPIASLTKAFTAVMIAQLVDEGLLSWDEPLNSYIPKLSFEHDPSLAGQLSLVDLLSHRTGLAQLDNLWLGADSQTLVAKNFTVSLCNHLVPMYPVRSQWLYNNWMYALAGEVIERVTNQSWGQVLSARVLNRLRLSHTSAIASEIPRDSLALPYVVLDDLTAVRVGSFDLADGSAMAAAGGIRSTVGDLLTWGNALLSVFRDGETPLALLDAVFSGRSFMNSTATPDKLYTMGFVKVMTPAQVGTLGVNPSLVDAMPLIGTSSKPQQVFYHSGALTGYNHCFILVPESQSVIVVLSNSISQGETPCWVAQSLLQAVLNEKHPLDMTQFAEQAAAKWRTIHQGISEALEKGRKPNSPEPIHELLLGKYWHKTRAIYLDVFQENGALKFNINGKLEQEHVLSHYSDDTFVFLPSADERIHKGLFLYGPPSWLLHFKKDSSGIFTEIQWDMGNHTPFPEKFTRE, from the coding sequence ATGCTCGCCCTCACGCTCTTCCCGCTCCTCGCAGCCGCACGGCAGATACCTCTTTTACCTCCAGAATCTAACCTTTCAGGGTTACGGGACAGACTGGTTCGCGCCCTGCCAGAGATTGAAGCCCTCAAGAACATCGGCGGCACGACTGGCATGTCCATCGGCGTCATGAGCCACGGAAACATCGTTCTAGAGACTAACCTTGGCTTTGCCGATGTCGAGCGCCGTCTGGTAGCCGACTCCAGCACGATATACCCCATCGCGTCTCTCACAAAGGCTTTTACCGCCGTGATGATTGCGCAGTTGGTTGATGAAGGTCTACTCAGCTGGGATGAGCCCCTGAACAGCTACATCCCCAAACTCTCGTTTGAGCACGATCCATCCCTCGCCGGTCAACTCTCCCTCGTCGACCTCTTATCGCACCGTACAGGACTTGCTCAACTCGACAACCTCTGGCTAGGCGCCGACAGCCAAACCTTGGTAGCCAAGAACTTTACGGTTTCGCTGTGTAATCACTTAGTACCCATGTATCCCGTGAGATCACAGTGGCTATACAACAACTGGATGTATGCGCTGGCAGGCGAGGTCATTGAGAGAGTCACAAACCAGTCCTGGGGCCAGGTGCTCTCTGCCCGAGTGCTGAACCGACTTCGGCTCTCACATACTTCAGCCATCGCGTCTGAAATCCCCCGGGACTCGCTGGCGCTGCCATATGTGGTCCTCGACGACTTGACGGCAGTACGCGTTGGCAGTTTCGACCTCGCCGACGGcagcgccatggctgctgcgggCGGCATCCGCAGCACCGTCGGCGACCTTCTCACCTGGGGCAACGCTCTCCTTTCAGTCTTCCGGGACGGCGAGACACCACTCGCCCTTCTCGACGCCGTCTTCTCCGGCCGCAGCTTCATGAACAGCACCGCTACACCAGACAAGCTTTATACAATGGGCTTCGTAAAAGTCATGACCCCAGCGCAAGTCGGCACGTTAGGTGTCAACCCCAGCCTCGTTGACGCCATGCCCCTGATAGGCACCAGCTCGAAACCCCAACAAGTCTTTTATCACAGCGGCGCCCTCACTGGTTACAACCACTGCTTCATACTGGTTCCGGAGTCTCAATCCGTCATAGTCGTCCTATCCAACTCCATTTCCCAAGGAGAAACCCCCTGCTGGGTCGCCCAATCTCTCCTCCAAGCCGTCCTAAACGAGAAGCACCCCCTCGACATGACTCAATTTGCAGAgcaagccgccgccaaatGGAGAACAATTCACCAAGGAATCTCAGAAGCTCTCGAAAAGGGCCGCAAGCCGAACTCGCCAGAACCCATACACGAACTTCTCCTAGGCAAGTACTGGCACAAGACCCGAGCGATATATCTCGACGTATTTCAGGAAAACGGTGCCCTCAAATTCAACATCAACGGGAAGCTGGAGCAAGAGCACGTCCTGTCACACTACAGCGACGATACGTTCGTCTTCTTGCCTTCGGCTGACGAGCGGATTCACAAGGGCCTGTTCCTCTATGGCCCTCCCTCGTGGCTTTTACATTTCAAAAAGGACTCGAGCGGAATTTTCACAGAAATTCAGTGGGATATGGGCAACCATACTCCCTTTCCAGAGAAGTTTACCAGAGAATAA